In Zingiber officinale cultivar Zhangliang chromosome 1A, Zo_v1.1, whole genome shotgun sequence, a genomic segment contains:
- the LOC121999888 gene encoding protein DETOXIFICATION 48-like has translation MDSGLTLQRATLLLLSASLPIAFLWFNARTILLRCGQDPEIATAAQVFVAVASPDLLLLSLLHPLRVFLRSQNITLPVTYCSSFCVALHGPLTYLLAVRLRLGIAGVAAAMVWTNLNLLVCLLLFLLLSGACRDMCPDGGGGFLSGECFRGWPALLRLAAPSCVSVCLEWWWWAGDRIPA, from the coding sequence ATGGATTCCGGCCTCACCTTGCAGCGCGCCACCCTGCTCCTCCTCTCTGCCTCCCTCCCGATCGCCTTCCTCTGGTTCAACGCCCGCACCATCCTCCTCCGATGCGGGCAGGACCCGGAGATTGCGACAGCAGCGCAAGTGTTCGTCGCGGTAGCCTCGCCGGATCTCCTCCTCTTGTCCTTACTACACCCGCTCCGCGTCTTCCTCCGCTCCCAGAACATCACCCTCCCAGTCACCTACTGCTCCTCCTTCTGCGTCGCGCTCCATGGCCCGCTCACGTACCTTCTCGCCGTTCGCCTCCGCCTCGGCATAGCTGGCGTGGCGGCAGCCATGGTGTGGACCAACCTCAACCTCCTTGTttgtctcctcctcttcctcctcctctctggcGCATGCCGCGATATGTGTCCCGACGGTGGAGGCGGCTTCCTCTCCGGCGAATGCTTCCGCGGGTGGCCAGCGCTGCTCCGCCTTGCGGCGCCATCTTGCGTCTCCGTCTGCCTAGAATGGTGGTGGTGGGCAGGCGACCGGATTCCGGCGTAG